A genomic segment from Euleptes europaea isolate rEulEur1 chromosome 17, rEulEur1.hap1, whole genome shotgun sequence encodes:
- the TPPP3 gene encoding tubulin polymerization-promoting protein family member 3: protein MAESTDMAELEDSFRKFAVYGDTKATGQEMNGKNWAKLCKDCKVIDGKGVTSTDVDIVFSKVKGKTARCINVEEFKKAMEELAPKRFKDKSKEEAFDAICQLVAGKEPVNVGVTKAKSVGAVERLTDTSKYTGSHKERFDETGKGKGKSGRENLVDNSGYVAAYKHAGTYDAKVKK, encoded by the exons ATGGCTGAGAGCACAGACATGGCGGAGCTGGAGGACAGCTTCCGGAAGTTTGCAGTCTATGGTGATACCAAAGCGACGGGGCAAGAGATGAACGGGAAGAACTGGGCCAAGCTGTGCAAGGACTGCAAAGTGATAGATGGAAAAGGGGTCACCAGCACAGACGTGGACATCGTCTTCAGCAAAGTGAA AGGGAAGACGGCCCGGTGCATAAACGTGGAGGAGTTTAAGAAGGCCATGGAGGAGCTGGCCCCAAAGAGGTTTAAGGATAAGAGCAAGGAGGAAGCATTTGATGCCATCTGCCAGCTGGTGGCTGGCAAAGAACCAGTCAACGTGGGCGTCACT AAAGCCAAGTCTGTGGGCGCCGTGGAGAGGCTCACCGACACGTCCAAGTACACAGGCTCCCACAAGGAACGCTTCGACGAAACCGGCAAGGGCAAAGGCAAGAGCGGCCGGGAGAACCTCGTGGACAACAGCGGTTACGTGGCAGCCTACAAGCACGCAGGCACTTACGACGCCAAAGTGAAGAAATAG